The Aspergillus luchuensis IFO 4308 DNA, chromosome 6, nearly complete sequence genome segment ATCATGAGAAAAGGCTCGGATGCCCAATTTAGATGCTTATAGatgttatatattttccgGTGCTAATTCATTGGGCGGATTACTCATGTCATCAGATCTTCCTGTAGCTACTAttacgaagatgatggcaaaTTCGGCTGGACTGATACATCCACCTCGTAAGCCTACGACATTACGTCTTCAGAAGTCAAGCAAACCAAGATTTCTAGTCTGCATTGGCCCCTGCGGAGTCTTGCCTTGATCAGGATGTTAAATAGCAAGCAGTCCATTGACAGGTCCGCTTCCCTTAAGGATAATAACCAACCGAGCCTATCAGGATAATGTAGATGTGGGCTCGGGTGGGTATGCCTTCACCCCCACACATCATTCTGGCGCACGGTGCACTCAATATTtcatcccatctccacctTGCCCCCACCCATTCCCCGCATTGTGCTTGAGTAAGATCGGGCCAGTTCCTCCCTGCAGATAAAGTAATGATGGCGCGAATGGCTCGGATACAACGGATCCCAAGAGCAAATAGCCTGATACCGGTCAAGCATACTGGCTAAAGCAAGTTACCTCTGGGCTATAAAGCTGCAATGTGTGCCGTTGAACCCTGTTCGACTGATGCTAAGCCAAGGATTTCATTGCTTAACGGGACAGCAGGATGTTTGTTTCTCTCAATGTTCTGGTGGCGCCCGCTGTCCTTTCTGCAGCGGCCGTTGCCACAGGCGTGCCGACCATTGCTCGTGCTGCAAGTGAATCGCGAAGTGATGACACGACACTCTTCTTCGAGAACGACGGCAACTGGACATCTCATGCAACCAAGCCTAGCTCCCTATTCATCAACACGGCCTCGAGTTATGCTGATGCCAATGCGGTGTGCGCAGCACATAATGAGACATTGCTGAGCTGCGAGGAATACACCAATTTTGAGAACTCATTCAAGTATCAGCAATACCTTGGTAGAATCACTACTGATCAGCTGTTTTGGTCATCatgctcttcctcatccccaactTCAAGGCGCGGAGTTGTTCAGAGCAACACAAATTCAACCTCCGATCTCCCCTTCCTGTGCACGAACAGCGCCCCTCTTGTCGATAGAGTAGATACGGATTACTCTGGTTTCCCCCGTGTGAACGTTACCTACAATGGTACAACTTTCGAGGGCATGAGGGACCACATAGCATTCCGCTTCGCTGGCATTCGCTTTGCTCAGCCCCCTACGAGGGATCTACGATTTCAGCCGGCACAGCCGTGGAATCATACTATCCCGTATGTGAACGCCACGAGTTACGGACCGGCCTGTTTGCAGTTTGGTTACTTCGATGGCAACTCGTATGGTCTTAGTGTGTCACCCACCCAGGCATGTTAACATGGTTGCTAACTTATCAGACCCCTGGGGAAATAGTGAAGACTGTCTGTTTCTCAACATTTGGACGCCACATATCCCATCAGCCGACTCCTTGGATCCTGACAACGGGAAGCCCGTGATGGTTTGGATctatggtggtggggatACCCAAGGCTCGGCCGCTGACTCCACTTTTGATGGGGCTAGTCTTGCATCTCGCTCGGACGTCGTGGCTGTCTCGTTTAACGTATGTAGCAAATTCCCAATACCCATGATTTCTATTGTTAACTGAAACCCAGTACCGCCTCAACATATTCGGTCTTCTAGCTCTCAATGATGGCGAGCTCAACGGCAACTACATGATGACGGATAAGATCGAAGCGTTACGCTGGGTTAAGCAGAACATCGCTGCGTTCGGGGGCAATCCGAAGAACGTGACAATATTTGGGCAATCCGCTGGTGGGTCATCAGTCAATGATCTGATTACATGTCCCGCAATCATTGGCGAAGACCTCTTTCAGAATGGCATCGTCCAGTCCGGAAAGTCGAATGTCGCTACTGCCGAAGTCGCTGCAGCTTACGCCCTACCCTATATTGAGAAATTCTGTAACGGCACGGCCACGCAGCGGGCTTCCTGCCTGCGGACATTACCCGCAGAGACCCTGCTTGATATCAGCAATAACAGTATCAGTTGGTATACTGTCATCGACGGTCACTACTCAGCGGACTACACGCAAGCCCGATACGCACTCGGAGCACAGTACATCAACTCAGTCAACGTCCTAACGGGTAACATGCTCGAGGAATACCAGTCCCTCGCAACCACAACTCTCTGGCCTAGCATGAGCAACTTCAGCGAGGCATTAGAGATCCTCATCAAGGACGCCGCCATCAACGAAGCCCAAGCAGAAGCGGCCCTCAACTCAGGACTctacacaaccaccaacaacacgGTCTACAACGGTAGCACAACCTACACCTCGGTCTACAACGCCTCAGTCCACCTCGGCACCGAAGGCCAGCTATACTGCGACGGCACACTCTTGCAATGGATCGCAGCCGCCTCCTGGGCCTTCAAGTCCCACTGGTTCTACATCCACAATCGAGGCTACGCACTCAGCTACTATGACTTTTACGACCTGTGTACCTTCCCCGTAGGAAAGCCAGATACTCCATACTACCGCTGCCATAGCAGCGATCTGTACGAGGTCTTCGGCACATACTATATCTTCGATCAGCCCGTGCGAGTGCCCGACGACATCTACTACACCAACGCGATCCAGGATATGTGGGGTGCTTTTGCTCGGACTGGGAACCCGAATGTCGATCCGGCGTACTTGAAGGCGCGATCGTATGATTCGACGATTGACTTCTTTTTTGGCTTCGAGTGGCCGCAGTTTACGGTGAATAGTCCGAGGGTTGCGTCGTTGCAGTACCCGGGGCCGCAGGTGTCTGAGCTGCCGTATCAGGAGCATTGTGAGGTGCTGTTGCCGCATGTGACGAATCCGAGTGCTCCTAATGCGACTGCACAATAAGACTCATAACATAAGTAGTTAGGCCACATACAGGTAGCCAGTGTATTTGAATAACTTGCGGGGATCAGCTGACTGTGGCTGGTCGGTTGATTGTTATAATCATCACGTGCGCAAGAGGTCACTGTCCCCTGCTGTATTAGGCCCCCCTGGCTTCTCAGGCAGTTTCCAACTCCCTCATCACAGCTGAGTACATTCAGCACCCATTCCATCCAAGATATGGATATCTTCACACGTGCCCAAACGAGCTTTCTCTCCTGGAAACATGGAACACCACTCCCATCTGGGGCCGGCGCCTCCCCAAAGTTCCAGTCCTGGCATACTTTTGACCCTGTCCAACGTTGGATTGCCACACGCTCCGACATCGATTTAAATACACCAGCAGACCCAGCTGGGGGTGCCGATACCTCAAGGCTTGTCTTGCTGACATGGAATATTGATGGAACGTCTCCTCAGATTGAGAAGCGCGTTACAGAAATAATCACGTGTATCATCGGGTTGGATCCCCGACCTGATATCATTTTCCTCCAAGAAGTGTCAAAGCCAGCCCTCCAGCAAATCTTGAAAGACGAGCGGGTTCGCGAGCTCTGGCTTTCGAGCGAATGTGACGACACATCATGGGGCATTCAATTGTTTGCGGTAATGACCTTACTGTCTAAGGCACGATTCACGACAAACGCCGCCATAGGACCAATTTGGAGGGTGAAATTCCCGAGTCACTTTGCTAGGGATGCTCTCTGCTGTGATATATTCGTCGCTCCATCTAAGGAACCCAGTCCAACACGGTTGCGTCTAGTAAATGTTCACCTAGACTCTTTGCCAATCAGACCTTCCCACCGACCCAAGCAGGTATCTATTGTTGCATCCCTCCTTCGCGTCGCAGGTCAAGGTCTAGTCGCAGGTGACTTCAATCCTGTCCTCGATGAAGACAACAGCCTTCTAGAAAAGAATGGCTTGATGGATGCTTGGACGGCTCTTCGGCCCGGAGAACCTGGCTTAACTTGGGGCCTAGATGGCAAGCAACCATTCCTTCCCAATCGGCTTGATAAAATAGGTATACTCGGGCTGCGACCGCATGACATTAAGACAATAGAGCCGAAACCAATAAGCGGATCTTCTGACGATGAACCCTTATGGACTGATCATCATGCTTTGGTCTGTTCCTTtggcttggtggatgagtGATCATCAATATTTTGGTTGCTTCGGTTGTGGAAGAATAAGCGATTCAAACAATAGTTGAAAGTTATCATAGCTAATAAGAGAAATAGACTAATAAGATAGCTATAAATGAGAAAAGATGCAATGAAATGCGAATTGCTAGATCTCTACTTGATTCTTTTTGATCAGGAAGCGTATGCTGCATGTAGCTAAGACAGGGACAATTAGTTATTGAATCCCCATCCATAGATTATGCCACACTATCTGTAGCAGCAAATCAGCAATGCGATCATCAACCTCACAATAAGAGCCCATTCTCATGCAGTTAAGCGAccatcccaccaccaaccctaccctaccctacccaatcaccaaccaaccaaccaaccaaaccaacccgTCCCTAAAATAATAGTTCCCTCCATGAATAAGATGAATAATATCTGATGCAATATCCGCGTAACAAGCAGCCCCGATGATTGGCACCCACATGTTCGGGGGCGTCACCcgcactccctcccccaataACACAGCTTCCAGGATCGTCACAACCACGGTTCGTCTTCCCcgctcccccctcccccacgaTGTCATACTCCACTAAAGCGGTGATATAAATCGCCTCCGCCCTCATCCTTATTCCATAGCTATTTTTACCTCATCTGAAACGATCTATCAATATCATCAACGAAGAAactaagaaagaaagataccaCAATGACCAGCGAACGCAGACCTTCCGGCGCATACCACCTCACCGGCTCACAGCTCGTCGAAAAAGTCGATGACCTTAGCTCCGGAGGCAGATGGGAAGAATTGAACCGTCGGGCTCATCACGCTGATACGGGTGAatcgcagcagcaacagcaacagcagcagtcgGGTTCGAAGGCGCCTCCCGACAGGTCCCAGTCTTTTAGGCCGTATAATCCTAATCAAGGTGGGTTCATTCCCTTTTTAAGTGCTTGATTTAGTTGTGGTAGAAGAAATGAAAGCTGACATTCGTGATGGTAACAGACCAAAGCGACGACCTGCAGCCGGATGAGTAGTGGTACTAGTGGATGTAGTAGATTGTCCGCGGTGGTGATTACGGCCGTGGTGGGGGTTTATTGTTGTTTGTATCCGAGCTGGATGTATGCGAGGGATTTGATGAAGTGGGTTACTTGTTGTAAAATTTGATGCAAATATCGTATAGTCGGGTAATtgtgggaaggggaagtaTTTatgtttattataattatgaTAGGAAATAATGACTCTCGTTTGGATGAAGATTCATTTGAATTATGGGGTGAGTGCCTTTGCTGCGACGGTAGCTCCTAAGGCAGAAAGTTTTCCCATCATTCAACAATTAGTCAgtgtggccgagtggttaaGGCGATAGACTAGAAATCTATTGGGTTCGCCCGCACAGGTTCGAGTCCTGTCGCTgacgtttcttttttgttttttttctgcccGCACATCGAGATGCAGAACTTTCCTTTTACGtcattaatatatatctttgagCAGATTATGTGTGTTAATAGTTTTTTTACATGCCTTATGCATTATTTAAAAATGTATTTTGAACATTTATCGTTGTAAAATACGCCATGCATAAATTGTCCTCTGCTATTCGGAAGAGACATCAAGGATACATATATATCTCCCCACCACATTTTCCCTCAATTCAATCACTCCCCCCAGCATCCCTCTGCTTCACCCTCTCCGACTCAAACGCAAGTCCCGCACGCTCTCTCAACACCCCATACATTGACGACGAATCCAATGCCCGCCCATTTTCCTCTGCATACCCCCGAGCCTCCCGGAGATGATCCAAAACCACCCGCGCGACGGGCAAATCGGTTCCCGCGCCCTCGGCACAACTCACCCCCAACGAGACATCTTTAATGGCCAAATTCACATCTGACCACGGTCGCTGACCCCGTTCAGGCAGATAGAAACCCCCagtcatcctcttcgacaTGGAGGTAAGAAGAGGACCATACTGCTCTTCCAGTAACCCCTCGAGAACCTCACTCCCGAGACCGGACTTCTCCGCTAACACCTGTGCTTCGGCGACGAGCTCCATCATGCCGCCGATGAGGAAGTTCCTAACTATCAATTAGACATATTCACAGAGGATTGAATGGCTAAGAAGGTCAGAACTCACCCCGTACACTTCAGCAACGTAGACCTCGTAACATCCTCGcccaacctcatcatcttcctccccataACACCCACAATGTACGGCTCCACCCGCTGCACGGCCTCATCCGCGCCCGCAACCACAAACAATAACTTGCCTTCTTGCGCGGTTGGCGTGGCACCGAAGACTGGTGATGCGATGTAGGTTGCTCCGTGTTCTCCAAGACGTTGTTTTGCCCAGGCAGATGTATCTGGATGGACGGTCGTGGTATCGACGATGAGTTTCTGGTGTAGATACTCTGGGCCAACTGTCGTGATAGTGTCGATGATTGATCGAACAGCAGTATCATCAGTCACGGCGATGAAGCAGATATCGGCGTTGGCAATGAGGTCGGGGATGTTGGTGTACTGCACACCCCCAATCTCATGGACGGGGAGTCCACGAGCTGCGGTTCGATTGTAGAATTTCAGAGATGGGGCGTTGATGTGCGATAGGTGGGCTTGGAGGTTCAGGGCCATGGCTTGGCCCATTGAGCCGAGACCTGGGAATTTAGTACTCTGTATAacaggtggatgatgggtcCTTACCGATCCATCCGAAtcgggggtgggggtgggttgaagggtccatggtggtggaggatagGTTGGAGATGGGTCGAAATTGGGTGGGAGATGCCGTATATTTGAAGTGCTAGGTAGCTCTAGTTTATGTCAAATCTGGTGTCTTGATATGAGTCATTTGAATGGCCTAGAGCTTCGCTCCGGCATTAGAGCTGACGGACATCGAGGCAAGATTGGCATGTCATTCGTCCGAAAGGTGGGGGATCCACCAGATCGCGGGGTGATTTCCGAGATCCTGTGCAGTGAGTTTCAATAGCATAATGCACGCTGAGATTCCTATGCCACTTGAATTATATCAAATAGCTAACAAGCAGAGCACCGGTCACTGAAATGGTCGAGCGGTGGATAGGAGACCCGATCGGAATCCAGTCTGTAATGTCCAGCTTGTGATAATCTCACACATTGTCCATGCGGGAGCTCGTCATGTCTATCCCTAAGCTTAACTTTGATGCAAGGGATGAGGCAGAGGATCGTAGCAAAAAGGAAATACTACATCTCATCTGCAGACCGCTACACTCGTTGGTAAAACGTCCATACAGAGTTTTCGATCTCAAAGAGATCCATGCCCGATTATGCAACGATGGACCAATAAAACAGCTACATTGCTCATCAGGTGAGGTCGGAGATGCATGTCTAGCGCCGAGAACTGATTCTACTTCGATTATACTCATGCGATAAGCTTTCCACGTCAGCGTTCAGCTTTCGCCTCTCGTCACGGAGTCGCCGATATGCGAGATGAGATCGTTTCCTACACTGTAGGCAATTTCCCCTGTAACCGTGTATGTCTTCCTGTTGGGCATACTTACAAAGTCCAAAAAGTCTATAGAAGAATTTGCACGAGTGGTTGTGTTGACAAAGTAACTGCTGATGCTGCATTCATGCCTAGCAAAACTAATATCTCAACGATGACCAGATCGCCATATTTCTACTTATGTGTCTATATGCTTTCTCCTAAGCGACAGCTGAGAGCGAATCGACACGCCTGTTCCCTTTCCGACCGTACAACAGCATCTCTTCCACTAATATCCCCTATCAGTAATCCCACCGCAGTCATCCACCCTAGCATATCACCCCTGACCATTTAATCCTCCATGCCTTCTATTATTGACCGTTCAAGAAGTACAACCCCCGTCAACACACTGCAACCCGCCACCAGCCGGCACAGGACAGTTCCTGATCTTGGTCCAGAACGCCTCGGTCTCGCCGCCCTGGCCATCAACCGTCGGAGCCACGGTGACCTGACACTCCAACTGAAATCATGATTAGCATTAAGCAATAGGATTCAGATTGATTCCACCTACTAGGTGTCCTCCATTGCACTCGCATGCTTTAGCACCCCAGCGGCTGCAGAATGTGCCGGGTATGCCACAGGCCTGGGCCTGGTTGATAAGGAGGCCGAAGgtgaagacgatgaggatggatttCATGATGTATTTGTTTCTTTGACACGGGAGGCTCTGAAGGATGGATAATATGAACGTAGAGAAAAAATAGATATGATGATTGTGTAGTTGCAGTTGAAGTTGCGAAGTGGTGCCTTTGATCTATACTGAAGATGACCACGCAGAAAGGTATTGGATGGGTTTCACCCACTCTTGTGATATGGGTGTAAGACTTAATAGTTTCTGTGTAGGTAATGCAAAGGATGATGAGTTATCGATGAGATGTTTCACTACATGGCTCCTACAACTTTCGTGTTGGTATACTCCGTGCAAGTGAATAGACTACTCTTCACTCTGAGGGAAACATAACCAACAGATTCAAAATCACCCTGCTAGACAAGTCGGACTGAACCGATGGTCAAGCTTTACTACCAGTAAATGTAATATTGGTAGTACCAGTCATCGGATACAACGCCGTGCCATTTGCACTACACGCCACCGCTCTGTTTCCCCTGGTTCATTTTCTCGCCACTAACACTCCTTGAAGAATCGAGATTTACATTCACAGTACTGCTCAACTTGCATGAATAACAGAGAAGCGCGTGACTAACTAATGGCATGGATTAGTTGTTAGTAACAAGTGAAATGCAGTTTGTGGTTCCGTTTGGTGAAACCACGGATAGAGTAGTACACCAATGCGGGAATGAGAAGCGAAATGAGTTTTCTGGTCGAATTGAATTATTACTCGGTCGCTTATAAAAGGAATGATGATTATGCAGCAGCGTCTTGGTTGGTGGGATAGTTAATTGTGCACGCGGAGATTGAATGCTTATTTGTCAATaacctcatccatctcagTCTTTCAAGTATTTAAACCCCAGGAGACAATTGTAGTGCACTGTCTTCCTCTTTTGATACTCTTTTCACACTCTATTGATAAGACGTGTTTTATTGCTTCGATATGATTGTTTATGTTTCTAAATGATACGAAAATAAATACATTATGTTGATCATAGATGTCAGAGATATCCGAGATGAAAGAAGGACGTGATAGAAGGACAACGAAAACATTGCATCAGGACTATCGTTCGTGTCCGAAACATCTGATATGAAAACAAATGCAATGAACTGATGAAAATTGAGAATGTGTGAGATTATTGATATTCAATCGATGCGAAAATTTGATAAGGGAAAGGGCAAAGGTATGTAAAGAAAATTCTGTCGGGCCATGATTCATTTATAATTACCAGTTCGAAGAAGAGTTTGATCAGTTCATGTCCTCATCCATGTCAAAGTCGTTCAATGGCGGGTCTGACCTGCCATAACTGGTGGGCATATGCGGATAGCTGCCAGAATCAAAGGTGAGATATCTATCGATGTCTTCTTGGGAGAATCCTAAAGGGTCATTTACAATCGCTTCGAAAGTGGGATTTGAGCCTGAGTAGACCATGCCTGTTGGAAACGGCGGGGCGAGTGCAGTGTTCCACA includes the following:
- a CDS encoding uncharacterized protein (COG:S;~EggNog:ENOG410PNTG;~InterPro:IPR019819,IPR019826,IPR002018,IPR029058;~MEROPS:MER0034723;~PFAM:PF00135;~SECRETED:SignalP(1-22)); the encoded protein is MFVSLNVLVAPAVLSAAAVATGVPTIARAASESRSDDTTLFFENDGNWTSHATKPSSLFINTASSYADANAVCAAHNETLLSCEEYTNFENSFKYQQYLGRITTDQLFWSSCSSSSPTSRRGVVQSNTNSTSDLPFLCTNSAPLVDRVDTDYSGFPRVNVTYNGTTFEGMRDHIAFRFAGIRFAQPPTRDLRFQPAQPWNHTIPYVNATSYGPACLQFGYFDGNSYGLNPWGNSEDCLFLNIWTPHIPSADSLDPDNGKPVMVWIYGGGDTQGSAADSTFDGASLASRSDVVAVSFNYRLNIFGLLALNDGELNGNYMMTDKIEALRWVKQNIAAFGGNPKNVTIFGQSAGGSSVNDLITCPAIIGEDLFQNGIVQSGKSNVATAEVAAAYALPYIEKFCNGTATQRASCLRTLPAETLLDISNNSISWYTVIDGHYSADYTQARYALGAQYINSVNVLTGNMLEEYQSLATTTLWPSMSNFSEALEILIKDAAINEAQAEAALNSGLYTTTNNTVYNGSTTYTSVYNASVHLGTEGQLYCDGTLLQWIAAASWAFKSHWFYIHNRGYALSYYDFYDLCTFPVGKPDTPYYRCHSSDLYEVFGTYYIFDQPVRVPDDIYYTNAIQDMWGAFARTGNPNVDPAYLKARSYDSTIDFFFGFEWPQFTVNSPRVASLQYPGPQVSELPYQEHCEVLLPHVTNPSAPNATAQ
- a CDS encoding endonuclease/exonuclease/phosphatase family protein (COG:S;~EggNog:ENOG410PNTG;~InterPro:IPR036691); its protein translation is MDIFTRAQTSFLSWKHGTPLPSGAGASPKFQSWHTFDPVQRWIATRSDIDLNTPADPAGGADTSRLVLLTWNIDGTSPQIEKRVTEIITCIIGLDPRPDIIFLQEVSKPALQQILKDERVRELWLSSECDDTSWGIQLFAVMTLLSKARFTTNAAIGPIWRVKFPSHFARDALCCDIFVAPSKEPSPTRLRLVNVHLDSLPIRPSHRPKQVSIVASLLRVAGQGLVAGDFNPVLDEDNSLLEKNGLMDAWTALRPGEPGLTWGLDGKQPFLPNRLDKIGILGLRPHDIKTIEPKPISGSSDDEPLWTDHHALVCSFGLVDE
- a CDS encoding NAD(P)-dependent oxidoreductase (COG:I;~EggNog:ENOG410PKCT;~InterPro:IPR029154,IPR015815,IPR036291,IPR006115, IPR008927,IPR013328;~PFAM:PF03446,PF14833;~go_function: GO:0016491 - oxidoreductase activity [Evidence IEA];~go_function: GO:0050661 - NADP binding [Evidence IEA];~go_function: GO:0051287 - NAD binding [Evidence IEA];~go_process: GO:0055114 - oxidation-reduction process [Evidence IEA]), with protein sequence MDPSTHPHPRFGWIGLGSMGQAMALNLQAHLSHINAPSLKFYNRTAARGLPVHEIGGVQYTNIPDLIANADICFIAVTDDTAVRSIIDTITTVGPEYLHQKLIVDTTTVHPDTSAWAKQRLGEHGATYIASPVFGATPTAQEGKLLFVVAGADEAVQRVEPYIVGVMGRKMMRLGEDVTRSTLLKCTGNFLIGGMMELVAEAQVLAEKSGLGSEVLEGLLEEQYGPLLTSMSKRMTGGFYLPERGQRPWSDVNLAIKDVSLGVSCAEGAGTDLPVARVVLDHLREARGYAEENGRALDSSSMYGVLRERAGLAFESERVKQRDAGGSD
- a CDS encoding uncharacterized protein (SECRETED:SignalP(1-19)), whose translation is MKSILIVFTFGLLINQAQACGIPGTFCSRWGAKACECNGGHLLECQVTVAPTVDGQGGETEAFWTKIRNCPVPAGGGLQCVDGGCTS